Proteins encoded in a region of the Anoxybacillus amylolyticus genome:
- the pilM gene encoding type IV pilus biogenesis protein PilM has product MNLFKPRHKVANLVIKDHVIRYVELKPTDPFTIQKHGERDLPKGLIHDGKIMDRETVTMILEECVDEWKLKNRRVRFLVPDPVVVIRRLSLPADLQEDEIRGYLFMELGTTIHLPFEHPVFDYALLEKTSEKLTILLFAAPEPIVRDYAELLEEVNVRPIVADVSPLCVYRLFHAADQVRRDDHLLIVQIDESSVNVSAFFNDAPIFMRQLLFEVPNETIRQDEWFRPFEDVYKEIERVMNFYRFSLQQGNAQITKIFLTGDHPKLPHLHEAMQERFDVPVERLTEPFASAIEPRYHLAWGLGLKEGTAYAHRR; this is encoded by the coding sequence ATGAATTTATTCAAACCGCGGCACAAAGTAGCTAACCTTGTCATCAAAGACCATGTCATTCGCTATGTAGAACTAAAACCGACCGATCCGTTTACGATTCAAAAACATGGGGAGCGCGACTTGCCAAAAGGGCTCATTCATGATGGGAAAATAATGGATCGCGAAACGGTTACGATGATTTTAGAAGAATGTGTGGACGAATGGAAGTTAAAAAATAGACGCGTCCGTTTTCTCGTTCCCGACCCGGTCGTCGTCATTCGCCGGCTTTCATTGCCAGCTGATTTACAAGAAGATGAAATTCGCGGCTATTTATTTATGGAGCTTGGAACGACGATTCATTTACCGTTTGAACATCCGGTATTTGATTACGCGCTACTAGAGAAAACGAGCGAAAAACTTACGATCTTATTGTTTGCTGCTCCAGAACCAATTGTTCGAGATTACGCGGAACTGTTAGAAGAAGTAAACGTTCGACCGATCGTAGCCGACGTTTCGCCGCTATGCGTCTATCGGCTCTTTCACGCCGCTGACCAAGTGCGGCGCGACGACCATTTGCTCATCGTACAAATCGATGAATCTTCTGTCAACGTCAGCGCCTTTTTTAACGACGCGCCGATTTTTATGCGGCAATTGTTGTTTGAAGTGCCCAATGAAACTATTCGCCAAGACGAATGGTTTCGTCCGTTCGAAGACGTATATAAAGAAATCGAACGAGTCATGAACTTTTATCGTTTTTCACTGCAACAAGGGAACGCTCAAATTACAAAAATTTTTTTAACGGGCGACCATCCAAAATTGCCACATCTTCATGAAGCGATGCAAGAGCGGTTCGACGTTCCAGTCGAACGGCTAACCGAGCCGTTTGCATCAGCTATTGAACCGCGCTACCATTTAGCTTGGGGACTTGGACTAAAAGAGGGAACAGCGTATGCTCATCGACGTTAA
- a CDS encoding type II secretion system F family protein, whose translation MPQFKYEGRNMKGQRQTGTITSASKREAIVKLRQKGIKVVDLQEVPQTLLTKEITFGNAVKLQDFVIYLRQFSTLLKAGVSVVDSTRILASQTDSKALQKALADVEEELRAGNPLSSAAAKHPRIFPPMFVNMMKAGEAGGNMDETLERLAEHFEKIHRTRQKIVSALAYPIAVGIIAIAVVIFLLVKVVPTFVAMFADFHAELPAITKFVLSASKWMQTYWWLVVIALVGMYVLFTMLRKQKQTKYYLDYVLLRLPIFGKLMQKAALARMTRTLSSLFSSSVPILQALSIVEAVIENEVIASVMKQARDALERGQSLTEPMKKHWVFPPLVTQMIAIGEQTGSLDAMLAKVADFYEAEVEAGTDRLKSLIEPLMIVLLSGIVGTIVTSIIVPMYDIFNHIQQ comes from the coding sequence ATGCCGCAATTTAAATACGAAGGACGAAATATGAAAGGACAGCGGCAAACGGGAACGATTACAAGCGCTTCAAAGCGGGAGGCAATCGTCAAGCTGCGGCAAAAAGGAATTAAAGTCGTCGATTTGCAAGAAGTGCCGCAAACGTTATTAACGAAAGAAATTACATTTGGCAACGCTGTGAAGCTGCAAGATTTCGTCATTTATTTGCGCCAGTTTTCGACGCTATTGAAAGCAGGTGTCTCTGTTGTTGATTCGACGCGCATTTTAGCGAGCCAAACCGACAGCAAAGCGCTGCAAAAGGCGCTTGCCGATGTGGAAGAAGAATTGCGCGCGGGAAATCCATTGTCAAGTGCAGCGGCAAAACATCCGCGCATTTTCCCGCCGATGTTTGTGAACATGATGAAGGCGGGAGAAGCGGGCGGAAACATGGATGAAACGCTCGAGCGGCTTGCGGAGCATTTTGAAAAAATTCATCGCACAAGGCAAAAAATTGTGTCTGCGCTCGCGTATCCGATTGCCGTTGGCATTATCGCGATTGCGGTCGTCATCTTTTTGTTAGTGAAAGTCGTTCCAACGTTTGTCGCGATGTTTGCTGATTTTCACGCCGAACTTCCGGCGATTACAAAATTTGTACTATCGGCGAGCAAATGGATGCAGACATACTGGTGGTTAGTTGTCATCGCGCTTGTTGGCATGTATGTGCTTTTTACGATGTTACGAAAACAAAAACAGACGAAATATTACCTCGATTACGTGCTATTGCGCTTGCCGATTTTCGGCAAACTAATGCAAAAAGCGGCGCTTGCCCGCATGACGAGGACGTTAAGCTCGCTATTTTCCAGTTCGGTGCCGATTTTACAGGCGCTTTCCATTGTAGAAGCGGTCATTGAAAACGAAGTGATTGCGAGTGTAATGAAACAAGCGCGCGATGCGCTTGAGCGCGGACAGTCATTGACAGAACCGATGAAAAAACATTGGGTGTTTCCGCCGCTTGTGACGCAAATGATTGCGATTGGCGAACAGACAGGCTCGCTTGATGCGATGCTTGCCAAAGTCGCTGACTTTTATGAAGCGGAAGTCGAAGCGGGTACCGACCGGTTAAAATCGCTCATTGAACCGCTCATGATCGTCCTTTTGTCCGGCATCGTCGGTACAATCGTTACGTCGATTATCGTTCCAATGTACGATATTTTTAACCATATCCAGCAATAA
- a CDS encoding pilus assembly protein PilO, giving the protein MTVRIGKREAMLLLLMLVVASAVFTFLYFYTLKPLHLRVAELKTTVANEQKLVTTLQSQTAKQQTDMIDSAVELQKRVPVKPLVEQLLLDLEKAEVVSDSFIPNMSFNEDAGIGASQQSAAASSATQQPSTTQQNKASITLPAGLKKVTVQLTVQSPSYYQLERFLQTLEQLPRIVSVESLSFTGNPELTSVESTVHPLTYSLTVSAFYHPGLASLQNQVPPFDVPPSSDKQNPLTELIPPSSDDESSTQR; this is encoded by the coding sequence ATGACTGTTCGAATTGGAAAACGCGAAGCGATGTTATTGTTATTGATGCTAGTTGTCGCCAGCGCCGTGTTTACTTTTCTTTATTTCTATACGTTAAAACCGCTTCACCTCCGTGTGGCGGAATTAAAAACAACGGTGGCAAATGAACAAAAGTTGGTCACTACACTGCAATCACAAACAGCAAAGCAGCAAACAGACATGATCGATAGCGCTGTCGAACTACAAAAACGAGTGCCGGTCAAACCGCTTGTAGAGCAACTTTTGCTTGATTTAGAAAAAGCGGAAGTCGTTTCGGATAGCTTTATTCCGAACATGTCATTTAATGAAGATGCTGGGATAGGCGCATCACAACAAAGCGCTGCTGCTTCTTCCGCCACCCAACAACCGTCTACTACGCAACAAAATAAAGCTTCCATTACGCTTCCTGCTGGCTTAAAAAAGGTAACGGTTCAGTTGACGGTGCAATCGCCATCGTATTATCAACTCGAGCGCTTTTTACAAACGTTAGAACAATTGCCGCGCATCGTTTCGGTGGAATCGCTATCGTTTACAGGAAATCCGGAGCTGACGTCGGTCGAATCGACCGTCCATCCGTTAACGTACTCGTTAACAGTTAGCGCGTTTTACCATCCAGGCTTAGCAAGCTTGCAAAATCAAGTACCGCCGTTTGACGTTCCGCCTTCAAGCGACAAGCAAAACCCATTAACCGAGTTAATTCCGCCGTCTTCGGACGATGAATCGTCAACGCAACGGTAG
- a CDS encoding GspE/PulE family protein yields the protein MTKRQERKRLGDLLVEAGLITEAQLQEALQQKAPGQKLGDALLQRGYITEQQLIEVLEFQLGIPHVSLYRYPIDPKLTNLIPKEFAKRHMVMPLKAEGDRLLVAMADPMDFFVIDDLRLSTGFHIETAIASKDDILRAINKYYDIDESMEDFLRMTPTQETVEEERITEEDSPIVRLVNQILQLAVEQRASDIHIDPQETKVLIRYRVDGVLRTDRALPKHMQSVLTARIKILANMDITEHRVPQDGRIKMNIDFHPVDLRVSTLPTVYGEKIVMRVLDLGAALNDIQKLGFNKLNLQRFIELIERPTGIVLITGPTGSGKSSTLYAALNRLNSEEVNIITIEDPVEYQLEGINQIQVNPNVGLTFAQGLRSILRQDPNIIMVGEIRDRETAEVAVRASLTGHLVLSTLHTNDALSTVTRLIDMGIEPFLVATSLAGVVSQRLVRRVCRDCQYEQEPTKREMEIFARRGMKIEKVIRGRGCPTCNMTGYKGRIALHELLVMTDDMRRVILNHEPFSKLRELAMKNKMIFLIDDGLLKVKQGITTLEEVLKVTTLS from the coding sequence ATGACGAAAAGACAAGAACGGAAACGGTTGGGTGATTTATTAGTAGAAGCAGGACTAATTACAGAAGCGCAGCTACAAGAAGCGCTCCAGCAAAAAGCGCCTGGGCAAAAGCTTGGCGATGCGCTTTTGCAACGCGGCTACATTACAGAACAGCAGTTGATTGAAGTGCTGGAATTTCAGCTTGGCATTCCACACGTCAGCTTGTACCGCTATCCGATTGATCCAAAATTGACAAATTTAATTCCGAAAGAGTTTGCGAAACGGCACATGGTCATGCCGCTCAAGGCAGAAGGAGACCGGCTGCTTGTAGCGATGGCGGATCCAATGGATTTTTTCGTCATTGACGATTTGCGGCTTTCAACTGGCTTTCATATCGAAACGGCGATCGCCTCGAAAGACGATATTTTACGGGCAATTAATAAATATTACGACATCGATGAGTCGATGGAAGATTTTTTGCGGATGACGCCAACGCAAGAAACGGTCGAAGAAGAGCGGATAACGGAAGAAGACTCGCCGATTGTTCGGCTCGTCAATCAAATATTGCAGCTGGCGGTTGAGCAGCGAGCGAGCGACATTCATATCGACCCGCAAGAAACGAAAGTACTAATTCGCTATCGGGTGGACGGGGTGCTACGGACGGATCGCGCGCTCCCGAAGCATATGCAAAGCGTGTTAACCGCAAGAATTAAAATTTTAGCAAATATGGATATAACCGAGCATCGCGTTCCGCAAGACGGTCGGATTAAAATGAATATAGACTTCCACCCCGTCGATTTGCGCGTATCGACGTTGCCGACCGTGTATGGCGAAAAAATCGTCATGCGCGTCCTTGATTTAGGAGCAGCGCTTAACGATATTCAAAAGCTTGGGTTTAATAAACTTAACTTACAGCGATTTATTGAGTTGATTGAGCGGCCGACCGGAATTGTGTTGATTACGGGACCGACTGGGTCAGGAAAATCATCGACGCTCTATGCTGCATTGAACCGGTTAAATAGTGAAGAAGTCAACATTATTACAATTGAAGATCCGGTCGAATATCAGCTCGAAGGCATTAACCAAATTCAAGTCAATCCGAACGTCGGTTTAACGTTTGCGCAAGGGTTGCGTTCGATTTTGCGCCAAGACCCGAACATTATCATGGTCGGGGAAATTCGCGACCGCGAAACAGCGGAAGTAGCAGTTCGTGCGTCGCTAACCGGACATTTAGTGCTTAGTACGTTGCATACAAATGACGCACTTAGCACCGTTACGCGCTTAATTGACATGGGGATTGAGCCGTTTCTAGTGGCAACATCGCTCGCTGGCGTTGTTTCGCAGCGGCTTGTGCGCCGAGTTTGCCGAGATTGCCAATATGAACAAGAGCCGACGAAGCGGGAAATGGAAATTTTCGCGCGACGCGGCATGAAAATTGAGAAAGTTATTCGCGGTCGCGGCTGTCCGACGTGCAATATGACTGGGTATAAAGGGCGGATCGCTCTTCATGAATTGCTTGTGATGACCGACGACATGCGCCGCGTCATTTTGAATCATGAACCGTTTTCGAAATTGCGTGAATTGGCGATGAAAAACAAAATGATTTTTTTAATTGATGACGGATTGTTAAAAGTAAAGCAAGGAATTACTACGCTTGAAGAAGTATTAAAAGTAACGACGTTAAGTTAA
- a CDS encoding prepilin-type N-terminal cleavage/methylation domain-containing protein: MFKRFLKNERGLTLIELLAVIVILGIIAAIAIPSIGAIIDNSKKDAHIANAKQLVNAARLAITADSSNTTKAKFTMKELVDGGYLEKVPKSPGDSGDYDSTNSFVTVTKDATTGNLSYTVTLATGGANSFKYIDNKDPETLKRSDVSLK; this comes from the coding sequence ATGTTCAAACGCTTTTTGAAAAATGAGCGAGGCTTAACATTAATCGAATTGCTCGCCGTCATTGTCATTTTAGGAATTATCGCGGCGATTGCGATTCCGAGTATTGGAGCAATTATTGACAATTCTAAGAAAGATGCGCATATTGCTAATGCAAAACAGCTAGTAAATGCAGCGAGACTAGCAATAACGGCTGATTCATCAAACACTACCAAAGCTAAGTTTACTATGAAAGAGTTGGTTGATGGAGGATATTTAGAGAAGGTGCCGAAATCTCCTGGAGATAGTGGGGATTATGACTCCACAAATAGTTTTGTAACTGTAACAAAAGACGCAACTACAGGAAATTTAAGCTATACAGTCACTCTTGCTACAGGAGGAGCTAACTCATTTAAGTATATAGATAACAAAGATCCGGAAACTTTAAAACGAAGTGATGTATCGTTGAAGTAA
- a CDS encoding PilN domain-containing protein: MLIDVNLLPKKEPKNIVLLVSVLLLFVMVLAGGVFFYFSVQQANEQVESLTEQLKQLRALEAAEQQKQQSVQSQNEVQELKKTVEWAQQYPLKTVRLLRELTKQLPERGFFMNFSYTEDGTVKITVQFDTSEDAAYYLKRLEESPFIADVQLKSVTTTGEQNENKTEERDVLPRYLAQYELHVNKNALNEKKEQ; encoded by the coding sequence ATGCTCATCGACGTTAACTTACTGCCAAAAAAAGAACCGAAAAATATCGTGCTGCTCGTTAGTGTTCTTCTATTGTTTGTGATGGTGCTTGCTGGTGGGGTGTTCTTTTATTTTTCTGTCCAGCAAGCAAACGAGCAAGTGGAGTCGCTCACCGAACAATTAAAACAGTTGCGTGCGCTTGAGGCTGCAGAACAGCAAAAACAACAAAGTGTACAGTCGCAAAACGAAGTGCAAGAACTAAAAAAGACGGTCGAATGGGCGCAGCAATATCCTTTAAAAACAGTACGTTTGTTGCGCGAATTAACAAAACAGCTGCCGGAGCGCGGTTTTTTTATGAATTTTTCCTATACAGAAGATGGAACAGTGAAAATCACGGTGCAGTTTGATACGAGTGAAGATGCTGCTTATTATTTGAAGCGATTGGAAGAATCGCCGTTTATTGCCGACGTGCAACTTAAAAGCGTTACAACGACGGGCGAACAAAATGAAAATAAAACGGAAGAACGCGACGTGTTGCCGCGCTATTTAGCGCAATATGAGCTGCATGTCAATAAAAATGCGTTAAACGAGAAAAAGGAGCAGTAA
- a CDS encoding type IV pilus twitching motility protein PilT, with the protein MKRIDHLLRAAFEWKASDVHLTVGVPPIMRINGELKRYGQDVLRPEDTEEMAKAIVSPSLWSRFEEQGEIDFSYSIPSVSRFRVNVFKQRSCVSLSIRVIPTKIPTIDELRLPEVLKQIAAKPQGLVLVTGPTGSGKSTTLAAMIDYMNKTMKKHIITLEDPIEYLHKHGGCVIDQREVGFDTNNFANGLRAALRQDPDVILVGEMRDLETIHTAITAAETGHLVLGTLHTSSAPATIDRIIDVFPPAQQAQIRIQLASVLVAIISQRLFPNVQKTGRVAATEILVNNAAVANLIRNEKVHQIVNVMQTSRALGMHTLATNIKELVQAGLISKDVAEPYLIEERGE; encoded by the coding sequence ATGAAACGAATAGATCATTTGTTGCGTGCCGCATTTGAATGGAAAGCGTCAGATGTGCATTTGACGGTCGGCGTACCGCCAATTATGCGCATTAACGGAGAGTTGAAACGGTACGGACAAGATGTGTTGCGTCCGGAAGATACGGAAGAGATGGCAAAAGCAATCGTTTCACCATCGCTATGGTCGCGATTCGAAGAACAAGGGGAAATTGACTTTTCGTATAGTATCCCTAGCGTTTCCCGTTTTCGTGTCAACGTATTTAAACAGCGTTCGTGCGTTTCGCTTTCGATTCGTGTCATCCCGACAAAAATCCCGACAATTGACGAACTACGGCTTCCAGAAGTGTTAAAGCAAATTGCCGCAAAGCCACAAGGGCTTGTGCTTGTCACTGGACCGACAGGGAGCGGGAAATCGACAACGTTGGCAGCGATGATTGACTACATGAATAAAACGATGAAAAAGCATATTATTACGCTCGAAGACCCAATCGAATATTTGCATAAACACGGCGGCTGCGTTATCGACCAACGCGAAGTGGGGTTTGATACGAACAACTTTGCGAACGGATTGCGCGCCGCGTTACGCCAAGACCCAGACGTTATTTTAGTCGGTGAGATGCGCGATTTAGAAACGATTCATACCGCGATTACCGCTGCGGAAACAGGGCATCTCGTCTTAGGAACGCTTCATACATCAAGCGCGCCGGCAACGATTGACCGAATAATTGACGTCTTTCCGCCAGCACAGCAAGCGCAAATTCGCATTCAGCTTGCTTCTGTTCTCGTCGCCATTATTTCGCAACGCCTATTTCCAAACGTGCAAAAGACAGGGCGCGTCGCAGCGACAGAAATTTTAGTGAATAACGCTGCCGTTGCCAATTTAATTCGCAACGAAAAAGTACACCAAATCGTCAACGTCATGCAGACGAGCCGCGCTTTAGGAATGCACACGCTTGCGACGAACATAAAAGAGTTAGTACAGGCAGGGCTCATTTCAAAAGACGTAGCCGAACCTTATCTTATCGAGGAGCGTGGCGAATAA
- a CDS encoding prepilin peptidase — protein MFIAILLDHLYVFFLGLLLGSFFNVVGLRVPVGESIVKPRSHCPRCQRTLTAWELIPVVSYVVQRGKCKGCGVGISPLYPAVELMTAILFTMSPFLVGWSKELIVTWTLVSLLMIIFVSDIRYMIIPDRVLLLFAAFFIIERIFIPFSPWSDSLIGAFVGFFLLYGIAVASKGGMGGGDIKLFALLGFVLGWKMVLLAFFFSTVYGTVFGLIGIALGKVRRKEPMPFGPYIVFGTFTAYFFGQAIIEWYKQWIFF, from the coding sequence ATGTTTATTGCCATTTTACTTGACCATCTTTATGTTTTTTTTCTCGGCCTCCTTCTCGGCTCTTTTTTCAACGTCGTCGGGCTACGGGTGCCGGTGGGGGAGTCGATTGTTAAACCTCGTTCGCATTGCCCACGTTGTCAGCGCACGCTGACGGCGTGGGAGCTTATTCCTGTCGTTTCGTATGTGGTGCAACGTGGGAAGTGTAAAGGATGTGGGGTTGGCATTTCGCCGCTTTATCCAGCGGTTGAGCTCATGACGGCGATTCTTTTTACGATGTCGCCTTTTTTGGTGGGATGGTCAAAAGAATTGATCGTGACATGGACGCTCGTGTCATTATTAATGATTATTTTTGTTTCTGATATTCGCTATATGATTATTCCTGACCGAGTGCTGCTTTTGTTTGCAGCTTTTTTTATCATCGAACGTATTTTTATTCCGTTTTCTCCATGGAGTGATTCACTTATTGGCGCTTTCGTTGGCTTTTTCCTATTGTATGGTATCGCTGTCGCAAGCAAAGGCGGCATGGGTGGGGGTGACATTAAACTATTCGCCCTCCTCGGCTTTGTCCTCGGCTGGAAAATGGTGTTATTAGCGTTCTTTTTTTCGACCGTTTACGGGACGGTGTTTGGTCTGATTGGGATAGCGCTCGGCAAAGTACGCCGCAAAGAGCCAATGCCATTTGGACCTTACATTGTGTTTGGGACATTCACCGCCTATTTTTTTGGACAAGCGATTATCGAATGGTATAAGCAATGGATTTTCTTTTAA
- a CDS encoding pilus assembly FimT family protein has product MLPRMNRGMTLFELLAVIVILGIVASIAVIIVTNVIEKMRLHAFVSDAYAMYEAARLHVGAEKVEFLEPRSSETLTYKQLVEDGVLEPIKDPFTGNVLSTETNRSYVLIKKDENGRLNYFICLKGETKQLCSYSDTQAEIPVDELSTSLIEDN; this is encoded by the coding sequence ATGCTGCCACGGATGAACCGAGGGATGACTCTGTTTGAGCTGCTTGCGGTTATCGTTATTTTAGGAATTGTCGCATCGATTGCTGTCATTATTGTCACGAACGTTATTGAAAAAATGCGCCTGCACGCGTTCGTTTCCGATGCGTATGCGATGTACGAAGCGGCGAGGCTTCATGTTGGAGCGGAAAAAGTTGAATTTTTGGAGCCGAGGTCGTCGGAAACATTAACGTACAAACAGCTTGTCGAAGATGGGGTGCTTGAACCAATCAAAGACCCGTTTACCGGAAACGTTTTATCGACCGAAACAAACCGATCGTACGTGTTGATTAAAAAAGACGAAAACGGTCGGCTCAATTATTTTATTTGTCTAAAAGGGGAAACGAAACAACTTTGTTCATATAGCGATACGCAAGCGGAAATCCCAGTAGACGAACTGTCCACCTCCCTTATTGAAGATAATTAA